One genomic segment of Hevea brasiliensis isolate MT/VB/25A 57/8 chromosome 3, ASM3005281v1, whole genome shotgun sequence includes these proteins:
- the LOC110667115 gene encoding glucomannan 4-beta-mannosyltransferase 9 has translation MDRLTATTIIPDAFQGARDDISMQFLIIWDQIKAPLIVPLLRLAVAICLIMSLMLFIERVYIGIVIITVKLFGRKPERCYKWEPLKDDVELGNSAYPMVLVQIPMYNEREVYQLSIGAACGLSWPSDRIIIQVLDDSTDPVIKDLVELECQRWASKGINIKYEIRDNRNGYKAGALKEGMKRNYVKNCDYVAIFDADFQPEPDFLWRTIPFLVHNPELALVQARWKFVNSDECLMTRMQEMSLDYHFTVEQEVGSSTYAFFGFNGTAGVWRIGALNEAGGWKDRTTVEDMDLAVRASLKGWKFLYLGTLKVKNELPSTLKAYRYQQHRWSCGPANLFRKMFMEIITNKKVTLWKKVHVIYSFFLVRKIVAHIVTFIFYCVVLPATVLVPEVEVPKWGAVYIPSIVTILNAVGTPRSLHLLVFWILFENAMSLHRTKATFIGLLEAGRVNEWIVTEKLGDAFKAKAAKAPKKPRFKFGERLHLLELGTGAYLFFCGCYDLAFGKNHYFLYLYVQAIAFFIMGFGYIGTFVPYS, from the exons ATGGATCGGCTAACGGCAACTACAATCATTCCTGATGCGTTTCAAGGTGCTAGAGATGACATATCCATGCAGTTTTTAATAATCTGGGATCAGATCAAAGCACCATTGATCGTTCCTCTGCTAAGACTGGCAGTTGCCATTTGTTTGATCATGTCCTTGATGCTGTTCATAGAAAGGGTGTATATAGGCATTGTCATTATTACAGTGAAGCTTTTCGGTCGAAAACCAGAGAGATGCTACAAATGGGAGCCCTTAAAAGATGATGTTGAGTTGGGCAACTCTGCTTATCCAATGGTTCTGGTTCAAATCCCTATGTATAATGAACGAGAG GTTTACCAGCTTTCCATTGGAGCTGCATGTGGACTCTCTTGGCCTTCTGATCGTATCATAATTCAAGTTCTTGACGATTCAACAGACCCAGTTATCAAG GACTTAGTGGAGCTAGAGTGCCAAAGATGGGCAAGCAAAGGCATAAACATTAAGTACGAGATTAGAGATAATAGAAATGGTTATAAAGCGGGGGCTTTAAAAGAAGGCATGAAACGAAACTACGTGAAAAACTGCGACTACGTAGCCATTTTCGACGCAGATTTCCAGCCTGAGCCTGATTTTCTATGGCGAACCATTCCTTTCCTTGTCCACAACCCAGAATTGGCTCTGGTTCAAGCTCGTTGGAAATTCG TGAATTCTGATGAGTGCTTGATGACTAGAATGCAAGAAATGTCTTTGGATTACCATTTCACTGTTGAACAAGAAGTGGGCTCCTCTACATATGCCTTCTTTGGCTtcaatg GGACGGCTGGGGTTTGGAGAATTGGTGCACTTAATGAAGCTGGTGGCTGGAAGGATAGGACCACAGTGGAGGACATGGACCTCGCCGTCCGAGCTAGTCTCAAAGGCTGGAAATTCTTGTACCTTGGTACTCTTAAG GTGAAAAATGAACTGCCTAGTACATTGAAAGCTTACCGCTATCAGCAGCATCGGTGGTCTTGTGGTCCTGCTAATCTCTTCAGGAAAATGTTCATGGAGATTATAACAAATAAG AAAGTGACACTGTGGAAGAAGGTGCATGTCATCTACAGCTTCTTCTTGGTGAGGAAGATCGTTGCTCATATTGTTACATTTATATTCTACTGTGTCGTATTGCCTGCAACTGTCTTGGTACCTGAAGTTGAAGTTCCAAAGTGGGGAGCTGTGTATATTCCTTCGATTGTTACAATTCTCAATGCAGTTGGAACTCCAAG gtCACTCCACCTGTTGGTCTTCTGGATCCTTTTTGAGAATGCTATGTCACTGCACAGGACTAAGGCTACCTTCATTGGCTTGCTAGAAGCTGGCAGAGTTAATGAATGGATTGTCACTGAGAAACTAGGAGATGCTTTCAAAGCAAAAGCTGCCAAAGCACCTAAGAAACCCAGATTTAAATTCGGAGAAAG GCTCCACCTGTTAGAGCTTGGAACTGGAGCATACCTATTCTTCTGCGGCTGCTACGATTTAGCTTTTGGGAAGAACCACTACTTCTTATACCTGTATGTGCAAGCAATAGCCTTCTTCATAATGGGTTTTGGATACATAGGCACATTTGTCCCCTATTCTTAA